The following are from one region of the Penaeus vannamei isolate JL-2024 chromosome 28, ASM4276789v1, whole genome shotgun sequence genome:
- the LOC113806986 gene encoding uncharacterized protein has product MASLGFKVDNQNVLTPLLNKVLECGSSSGRGAAPRLPAGRLPDLLYNGLQIAPCHVVSICWDLIGTTDSVNIVTSSPLKVYDTKFFIQVITEVAQVMMQHSAANNLRDEEEEFLRQMLEEEERRDTVYYDQYIEQKSRNNTTSDLTASMQKMGMKEDVVANSNLNPYAAEFVPGQAVTSPANAPSLVHKKNTEKSS; this is encoded by the exons atggcgagcttagggtttaaggtagacaaccaaaatgtcttgactcctttactgaataaggtgtTGGAATGCGGCAGCTCCTCTGGGCGAGGTGCTGCTCCTCGGCTCCCCGCAGGgcgtctgcctgatctcctgtacaatggtttaCAGATCGCACcatgtcacgttgttagcat CTGCTGGGATCTTATAGGCACAACGGATAGCGTTAACATTGTTACAAGTTCTCCCCTTAAAGTGTATGACACAAAGTTCTTTATTCAGGTGATCACAGAGGTCGCCCAGGTGATGATGCAACACAGCGCTGCCAACAATCTcagggacgaagaagaagagttCCTGCGACAAATgctagaagaggaggaaaggcgtGACACTGTGTACTATGATCAGTATATTGAGCAGAA ATCAAGAAATAATACAACCTCCGACTTGACTGCCAGTATGCAAAAGATGGGCATGAAAGAGGATGTAGTTGCTAAT AGCAACTTAAATCCATATGCTGCAGAGTTTGTCCCTGGACAAGCTGTCACTAGTCCAGCGAATGCGCCCAGTCtcgttcataaaaaaaatacagagaagagCTCTTAG
- the MED22 gene encoding mediator of RNA polymerase II transcription subunit 22, with protein MQPKMAQQGKQPQGREALLKSYNKRLKDDVKSILDNFMEIVKLGVVEDESQVNRMTQVEEIHFQMQVRSSNMVRAAESLMKLVADVKQYLILNDFPSVNEAITQNSKIFKSKSQEADQKLMALRDDMASDLYELEEEFYSSVYKEK; from the exons ATGCAGCCAAAAATGGCCCAGCAGGGGAAGCAGCCTCAAGGCAGAGAGGCCCTGCTCAAGTCCTACAACAAGAGGTTAAAGGATGATGTCAAGTCCATTCTTGACAACTTCATgg AAATCGTCAAGCTTGGTGTGGTTGAAGATGAGAGTCAGGTTAATAGGATGACACAGGTGGAGGAAATCCACTTCCAGATGCAGGTTCGATCATCTAACATG GTGAGGGCAGCTGAGTCGTTAATGAAATTAGTAGCAGATGTGAAGCAGTATTTAATTCTTAATGATTTCCCATCAGTCAACGAGGCCATAACACAGAATTCCAAGATCTTCAAGTCAAAGAGTCAGGAAGCTGATCAGAAGCTCATGGCTTTGAGGGATGACATGGCCTCTGACTTGTATGAATTGGAAGAGGAGTTTTACTCTTCAGTttataaggaaaaataa